The following are encoded together in the Prionailurus viverrinus isolate Anna chromosome B3, UM_Priviv_1.0, whole genome shotgun sequence genome:
- the GSTZ1 gene encoding maleylacetoacetate isomerase, with the protein MQAGKPILYSYFRSSCSWRVRIALALKSIDYETIPINLIKDGGQQFAEEFQALNPMKQVPALKIDGITIGQSLAIIEYLEETRPTPRLLPQDPKKRAHVRMISDLIAGGIQPLQNLSVLKQVGQENQLTWAQKAITSGFNALEQILQSTAGRYCVGDEVSMADLCLVPQVANAERFKVDLTPYPTISRINKTLLALEAFQVSHPCRQPDTPPELRA; encoded by the exons ATGCAAGCGGGGAAG CCCATCCTGTACTCCTATTTCCGGAGCTCCTGCTCATGGAGAGTTCGAATCG CTCTGGCCTTGAAAAGCATCGACTATGAGACGATCCCCATCAACCTCATAAAGGATGGAGGCCAGCAG TTCGCTGAAGAATTCCAGGCACTGAATCCCATGAAGCAGGTGCCGGCCCTGAAGATCGATGGCATCACCATTGGCCAGTCA CTGGCCATCATTGAGTACCTGGAGGAGACTCGGCCCACTCCACgactcctgcctcaggacccgAAGAAGAGAGCCCACGTGCGCATGATTTCCGATCTCATCGCTGGCGGCATCCAGCCCCTGCAG AACCTGTCTGTCCTGAAGCAAGTGGGACAGGAGAACCAGCTGACCTGGGCCCAGAAGGCCATCACTTCTGGCTTTAACG CTCTGGAGCAGATCCTGCAGAGCACAGCAGGGAGGTACTGTGTGGGAGACGAG GTGTCCATGGCTGATCTCTGCTTAGTGCCTCAGGTGGCAAACGCTGAAAG GTTCAAGGTGGATCTCACTCCCTACCCTACCATCAGCCGCATCAACAAGACACTGCTGGCCTTGGAGGCTTTCCAAGTGTCTCACCCCTGTCGGCAGCCAGATACACCCCCTGAGCTGAGGGCCTAG